Genomic DNA from Filimonas effusa:
GCTTCGGCTGATGAAACTGCTGACAGTTATATTTCTGTGGCTACGGGAGGAAGTCAGCTGATCGACAAAGACCTGGCGGTACAGGTGGGCCAGGCGGGGAATGCTGCTGTAGCGCAATACAATGCGATGCACCGGTATAAGTCGACTGATATAAAGTACCAGTTGTTAAACGGCGTCAGTTATAAAATTCCTGATTCGCTGGTTAATATCAAGGCTGGAGGTATTTATGGTAATATGCCTATTCAAATCAAGACAGCGGGCTTACATTGTGATTCTGCCTATGCGCTTACCTTCAGGATAGCGTCGGTATCGGATCCATCGTATGCGCCTATCCGGACGAAGGACACGGTATTGTTATTTTCCTTTAAGTTGTTCAATCAATATTCCGGTTCTTACCAGGCTACGGGCAGGTATTATAAATATGGCGTGGCTTCTGCCGATACCATTTCACTGGCGCTTGTGCGGACACTTACGGCTGTGAATTTCAATACTGTGCGGTTCTATCATCTTGCGACTACTGAGGAGATGAAGAATCTTACTGCGAGCGGGGTTACGATAAGAGTGAACAGTGACAAGAGTTTAACGTTCAGTTCGTGGGGCAGCCTAGTGATCAAGAGCTCCGGAGGTAGTTATGATGCCATTAATCAAAGGTTCTACTTTTGGTATAATTATATGGCCGACGGGGTAGAGAACAGGTTTGAGGGCAATTTTGCGAAAAGCAGTCTTTAACAGGTATAATGAAAAAGCCGCCTCAAAAATATTGAGGCGGCTTTTTTATTTTATCGCGAAGCGAACTATTTAACTTCAACTTCAGCACCAGCATCTTTCAGCTTAGCAACCAGTTCGTCTGCTTCAGCTTTAGAGATACCTTCTTTTACTGGTTTAGGAGCACCGTCAACCAGGTCTTTTGCTTCTTTCAGGCCTAAACCAGTTAATTCTTTAACGATTTTAACTACGTTCAGTTTGCTTGCACCTGCGCTAGTGAGGATAACATCGAAAGATGTTTTTTCTTCAACAGCAGCTGGGCCATCGCCACCAGCAGCAACTACCACTGCAGCAGCAGCAGGTTCGATACCGTATTCAGCTTTCAGCACGTCTGCTAATTCCTGAACTTCTTTAACTGTTAAGCCTACTAATGTTTCGGCCAATGCTTTAACGTCTGCCATGATTATTGTTTTTTTCCCGCCTTCATCGCGTCATGCACTCCGGCGGATGTTTAAAAAAATAGATATAGAAATTATTCGGCTGCAGCAGCTTCGGTAGCACCTGCTTCTGCTTGTTTTTCGTGGTGGTGGAGTAAAGCCGCCAGAACACGTTTTGCAGGAGACTGGAGTAAACCGATAACCTCGCCGATAAGTTCGTTTTTGGTTTTGATTTGAGTAAGTGCTTTCAGGTTTTCGTCGCCACTGTAGATGTCGCCGTTGATGAAAGCTGCTTTGAGAACTGGTTTATCGCCGTTGCTTTCTTTGCGGAAAGAGCTCAGGATCATAGCCGGTTCTTTAGGGTTTTCGGAGAACATGAGGGCAGTAACGTTGTTGAGAGACTCGTACATGCCAGCATATTTCTCAGCATCGATAGCTTCGAGTGCTTTGCGGATGAGGGTGTTTTTAGCCACCTTCATTTCCACGTCTTTATCGAAACAAGCTCTGCGTAATTTACCAACCTGCTCAACGGTGAGCGATTCGGTATTAGTTACGTAGAAGTTGTTGTATTGGGAAAACTTCTCTTTCAGAAGTTCAATCACCTCGTTTTTTTGATCTTTTGTCATAACGCTTCTTTTTGTAACCAGTGCGGATTAGATGATCCGAACGGATTAGTTCTGAACTGATTTAGTGTCGATAGTAATGCCGGGGCTCATAGAGCTGGCGAGGCTTACACCTTTAAGGTAGGTACCTTTAGCGGAAGAGGGTTTCAGTTTAATGAGTGCATTAATGAATTCCTGTCCGTTTTCCACCAGTTTCTCGGGAGCAAAAGAAATGCGGCCGATAGAAGCGTGAACGATACCAGCTTTATCTACTTTGAAAGCGATTTTACCACCTTTCACCTCGTTAACTGCTGCAGCTACGTCGTTCGTAACGGTACCAGTTTTAGGGTTAGGCATGAGGTTACGTGGACCTAAGATCTTACCCAGTTTACCAATTTTAGGCATCACTGAAGGGGTAGCCACGATTACATCAACATCGGTCCAGCCGCCTTCGATTTTCTGGATGAATTCATCCAGACCAACGAAATCAGCGCCTGCTTCTTTAGCAGAAGCTTCTTTATCAGGCGTACAAAGAACCAGAACGCGTTTGGTTTTACCGGTGCCATGGGGCAGGGTAACAGTACCACGCACTTGCTGGTCTGCTTTTTTAGGATCAACACCCAGGCGAACGTGAATGTCTACTGAGCTATCGAATTTAGTGCAGTTGATATCCTTAACGATTGCCGAAGCATCCTTCAGGGTATACAGTTTATTTTTATCGATTTTCGCTTCCGCTACTTTTCTTTTTTTAGTAAGACTTGCCATTGCAAATAAGTTTAGGAGATACAGAATTAATTTTCCCAGGGGGCTGTGCCTTCAACAGTAAGTCCCATACTGCGTGCAGTACCAGCTACCATTTTCATAGCGCTTTCGGTAGTAAAGCAGTTAAGATCGGGCATTTTATCTTTAGCGATAGCCTCAACCTGTTCCCAGTTTACTTTACCTACTTTGTTACGATTGCTCTCCTTAGAACCTTTTTGAATTTTAGCGGCTTCCATTAATTGGATAGAAGCGGGAGGTGTTTTGATGACGAAGTCGAAAGACTTGTCGGTGTACACGGTAATGAGAACAGGGAGAACTTTTCCCATTTTATCCTGGGTTCTGGCATTGAATTGCTTACAGAACTCCATGATGTTCACGCCCTTACTACCCAAAGCAGGACCTACCGGAGGTGCGGGGTTGGCCTGGCCACCTTTCACCTGCAACTTAACGTACGTTGCGATCTCTTTTGCCATGATGCTTTATTTTTTGGTATTAACGTTCCGGCAATTGCCGAAACTCCCAAATACAAACATTCTCTAAATCTAAAGAACTTTTTGGGAGTGCAAAGGTATGAAAAGAAAATAATAAAAGGAAGGAATGCTGTGAAAAAACAATTAAAAAGCCCCGTGACAGTAAGTCCGGGGCTTTTTTATAGGCAATTAAGATTGAACTTTTTAGCTGATCTTTTCTACCTGCATGTAGTTGAGTTCTACCGGGGTAGAGCGTCCGAAGATCTTTACTGTGACTTTCAGTTTTTTCTTTTCGTCGTTTACTTCTTCGATCACGCCATTGAAGTCGTTGAATGGTCCTTCGATGATCTTGATGGTTTCGCCTACGATAAAAGGTTCGCTGAGGAGGACACCCTGGTCGTTCATTTCGTCCACTTTACCGAGCATTTTATTTACTTCGGCTTTGCGGAGGGAGATGATATTACCTTTACTGCCTTTACCGTCGGTAAGGAAGTGCATGACGTTGGTAATATTGCTGATATGCTGGATGATGTCGTCGTTAAGTTTATCGCCGGCCACTTCGAGCATAACATAGCCAGGGTAATAGTTTTTTTCGCGCATTACTTTTTTACCGTTCTGCACTTTATAGACCTTTTCCATTGGCAGGAACACCTGCTTCACGATATCTGTCCAGCCACTACGTGATATATCTTTGTCGAGGTATTCTTTTACCTTTCTTTCTTTACCGGAAACCACGCGCAGCACGTACCATTTACTTTCAGCGGCTTCTATTTGTTGTGCTGTACTTTCTTCCATAAATTTCTCCTGATTAGCCCTTACTTAATTAATGAGTAAACCAATTTCAGTAATTGGTTACTTGCGAAGTCCATTGTCCAAACCATAGCGGTAATAAGGACTGTGGCCACGAGAACGATAGCAGTAGACTGCTGGAGTTGTGACCAGTCGGGCCAGGTTACTTTTTCGAGTAATTCCTGGTAGGACTCTTTAAAATAGTTAGAAACTTTGTTCACTATTCCGAATATTTGAGTTTAAACTTGAAAATGCCCAACAAGATACTGAAGATAAATGGATTTATTTTCAGTAGTTGCTGTTCATTTTCAGATCAGATGCACGGGCCACAGGATTCGAACCCGTATCAAAGGTTTTGGAGACCTCTATTCTACCATTGAACTAGGCCCGTGTGCATTTGTATGTTGTGTTGCTGCAAATGTACCTGATTGGGGTGATATTGCAGCGAAATAAAGCCAGGATAATTACTAAAAAAGTGCCCGTAAGGACTAACTATACAGGCACTTTTTTAGTTCAATACATGGTAATCAATACCTTGTATCTATATTGATTACTTGATAATTTCAGTAACCTGACCGGCACCTACAGTACGGCCACCCTCACGGATAGCGAACTTCAGACCTTTTTCCATAGCGATAGGCTGGATCAGCTTAACAGTTAAGCTGGTGTTATCGCCAGGCATCACCATTTCAGTACCTTCAGGGAGGATACATTCACCAGTTACGTCTGTAGTACGGAAGTAGAACTGAG
This window encodes:
- the rplA gene encoding 50S ribosomal protein L1, which gives rise to MASLTKKRKVAEAKIDKNKLYTLKDASAIVKDINCTKFDSSVDIHVRLGVDPKKADQQVRGTVTLPHGTGKTKRVLVLCTPDKEASAKEAGADFVGLDEFIQKIEGGWTDVDVIVATPSVMPKIGKLGKILGPRNLMPNPKTGTVTNDVAAAVNEVKGGKIAFKVDKAGIVHASIGRISFAPEKLVENGQEFINALIKLKPSSAKGTYLKGVSLASSMSPGITIDTKSVQN
- a CDS encoding BT_3044 domain-containing protein — protein: MKITHIKTASFFIGCSLMMGCSKMADPLGTEQYAKSVYLVGANQSNNEGMQIMNIAYKASADETADSYISVATGGSQLIDKDLAVQVGQAGNAAVAQYNAMHRYKSTDIKYQLLNGVSYKIPDSLVNIKAGGIYGNMPIQIKTAGLHCDSAYALTFRIASVSDPSYAPIRTKDTVLLFSFKLFNQYSGSYQATGRYYKYGVASADTISLALVRTLTAVNFNTVRFYHLATTEEMKNLTASGVTIRVNSDKSLTFSSWGSLVIKSSGGSYDAINQRFYFWYNYMADGVENRFEGNFAKSSL
- the nusG gene encoding transcription termination/antitermination protein NusG, which codes for MEESTAQQIEAAESKWYVLRVVSGKERKVKEYLDKDISRSGWTDIVKQVFLPMEKVYKVQNGKKVMREKNYYPGYVMLEVAGDKLNDDIIQHISNITNVMHFLTDGKGSKGNIISLRKAEVNKMLGKVDEMNDQGVLLSEPFIVGETIKIIEGPFNDFNGVIEEVNDEKKKLKVTVKIFGRSTPVELNYMQVEKIS
- the rplK gene encoding 50S ribosomal protein L11; this encodes MAKEIATYVKLQVKGGQANPAPPVGPALGSKGVNIMEFCKQFNARTQDKMGKVLPVLITVYTDKSFDFVIKTPPASIQLMEAAKIQKGSKESNRNKVGKVNWEQVEAIAKDKMPDLNCFTTESAMKMVAGTARSMGLTVEGTAPWEN
- the rplL gene encoding 50S ribosomal protein L7/L12, which gives rise to MADVKALAETLVGLTVKEVQELADVLKAEYGIEPAAAAVVVAAGGDGPAAVEEKTSFDVILTSAGASKLNVVKIVKELTGLGLKEAKDLVDGAPKPVKEGISKAEADELVAKLKDAGAEVEVK
- the rplJ gene encoding 50S ribosomal protein L10 → MTKDQKNEVIELLKEKFSQYNNFYVTNTESLTVEQVGKLRRACFDKDVEMKVAKNTLIRKALEAIDAEKYAGMYESLNNVTALMFSENPKEPAMILSSFRKESNGDKPVLKAAFINGDIYSGDENLKALTQIKTKNELIGEVIGLLQSPAKRVLAALLHHHEKQAEAGATEAAAAE
- the secE gene encoding preprotein translocase subunit SecE, which encodes MNKVSNYFKESYQELLEKVTWPDWSQLQQSTAIVLVATVLITAMVWTMDFASNQLLKLVYSLIK